The Helianthus annuus cultivar XRQ/B chromosome 16, HanXRQr2.0-SUNRISE, whole genome shotgun sequence genome includes a window with the following:
- the LOC110915629 gene encoding uncharacterized protein LOC110915629: MEVGVDNSPENVGVAMEFPAVDGEGLSSPPVMPPRLRRRLTETKASPSSVEEIESKLRDADLRRQKFYEHLSSKARIRPRSPLQSAYNEDLGQRLHAKLLAAEQKRSSILAKAQLRLAKLDQLRQAARTGVEVRVKKECAELGTKVELRARQAETNRMRILRAYRQRRATLRERTSQSLTRRIARESKYKECVGAAISQKRAAAEKKRLELLEADMERAHARLLQVRKVAKFVSQKREIERRRLRESLEDKLQRAKRQRAEYLMHRAKLLNSVGANWTKKTQKQADYLSRKLARCWRKFLKRKTTFGLAKNYSALNIKEEHVKSMPFEQFAVLIETPSKLQTTKALFDRLEIRYKAVMSTASSINYNGQSNIDHLLKRVSSPSRRTTPRTPAHTRHVKKPGPTRAVSKTSIVKLSRYQVRIVLCAYMIVAHPDAVFSGQGERETALAESAKKFVHELELLINIILHGRCEDSEPVLPKRTFRSQLSAFDSAWCAYLNSFVVWKVKDAESLEEDLVRAACQMEISMMQKCKLTHEGDNVDLTHDMKAIQKQVTVDQQLLRERVRHLSGDEGIERMRNALSDTRTTYFKAVENGNSVGSPVVRIPPSSSLLVTPTADSDKKNKSEEASRVVRALFKDDDSKVVGSSAASSRSPESQLNHSGEIVSMENELIVNEFVHGQQYSSASNLNGTNEDQTVVKVRKTMEKAFWDGITDSIQEDNYDRVVELMKEVRDELCEMAPQSWKQEIIEAIDVVILSQLLKSDSLDMEYLGKIMEFALVSLQKLSAPAKEINLKDAHQKVLRELADICRADDSNRSHAIALVKGLRFVLEQIQALKQEISNARIKIMEPLLKGPAGLEYLGKAFTKRFGTPSEASTRLPLTMRWLSSLGPAYDQDWSDHKRVLSGLQDGSPSEKLVLPSTALRTGGSFSNGLQTSTPVSITDDVADNRYPECKGERRDLLVRLGLLKLVNDVYGVTQEELPETLKLNFLRLRLVQAQLQEIIVTATSILVLRQTLVMEKMISSHEEMETTIQKCCTELLRILDTVENTGLEEIVEVLSKTADGFDKSNDTTKSESRRLVMARMLRKSVQAEDSVFVKVSRAVYLATRGVVLGGSGNHGRLLAEMALRQVGAAVLTDRVVEAGKVLGVMASVTERVHGPWYDRLIENV, from the exons ATGGAGGTTGGAGTGGATAATTCACCGGAGAACGTCGGTGTTGCGATGGAGTTTCCGGCCGTTGACGGTGAAGGTTTGTCTTCGCCACCAGTTATGCCGCCGAGGCTTCGCCGGAGACTCACGGAAACAAAGGCGTCTCCGTCTAGTGTTGAAGAAATTGAATCGAAGCTTCGAGATGCAGATCTTCGTCGACAG AAGTTTTATGAGCATTTGTCAAGCAAGGCGCGAATAAGGCCCAGGAGTCCTCTACAATCTGCATACAATGAAGACCTTGGCCAACGGCTACATGCAAAGCTTCTAGCTGCTGAACAGAAAAG ATCAAGCATTTTGGCAAAAGCTCAGCTACGTCTAGCTAAGCTGGATCAACTGAGGCAAGCAGCCAGAACAGGGGTAGAAGTGCGTGTTAAGAAGGAATGTGCAGAGCTAGGGACAAAAGTGGAATTGCGCGCGAGGCAGGCAGAGACAAACAGAATGAGAATCTTGAGAGCCTACAGACAACGAAGGGCCACATTAAGGGAAAGAACATCTCAATCTCTTACAAGAAGAATTGCTCGTGAGAGTAAGTATAAAGAGTGTGTTGGCGCTGCTATTTCTCAAAAACGGGCTGCAGCTGAGAAGAAAAGATTGGAATTACTGGAAGCTGACATGGAAAGGGCACATGCCAGGCTTTTACAAGTAAGAAAGGTAGCCAAATTCGTCTCTCAGAAGCGAGAGATTGAAAGAAGGAGATTAAGAGAGAGTTTGGAAGATAAACTACAAAGG GCAAAGAGACAGAGAGCAGAATACCTGATGCATAGGGCAAAACTACTTAATTCTGTAGGTGCTAATTGGACCAAGAAGACGCAGAAGCAAGCTGACTATCTTTCTAGAAAATTAGCAAG GTGCTGGAGAAAATTTCTCAAGCGGAAAACCACCTTTGGATTGGCGAAAAATTATTCTGCTCTAAACATCAAAGAGGAACATGTAAAGTCAATGCCATTTGAGCAGTTTGCAGTCCTGATTGAAACACCCTCTAAGCTTCAGACTACAAAAGCTTTATTTGACCGCCTCGAGATCCGTTACAAAGCTGTAATGAGCACGGCATCTAGCATCAATTACAACGGTCAGAGTAACATTGATCACCTCCTTAAAAGAGTTTCTTCACCTAGCCGGAGAACTACACCCAGAACCCCTGCCCACACTAGACACGTAAAGAAACCTGGTCCCACCAGAGCGGTCTCCAAGACATCTATTGTCAAGCTGTCAAGGTACCAAGTGAGAATAGTGCTATGTGCGTACATGATTGTGGCTCATCCCGATGCGGTTTTTAGTGGTCAAGGGGAGCGTGAGACCGCTTTAGCCGAGTCAGCTAAGAAGTTCGTTCATGAACTCGAGTTGTTGATTAATATAATACTACATGGACGTTGTGAAGATTCCGAACCAGTGTTGCCTAAACGTACCTTTCGGTCACAGCTGTCAGCTTTTGATTCGGCATGGTGCGCCTACCTGAATAGCTTTGTGGTATGGAAGGTTAAGGATGCTGAGTCTTTAGAGGAGGATCTGGTGAGGGCTGCTTGCCAGATGGAAATCTCGATGATGCAAAAATGCAAACTGACACATGAAGGAGATAATGTTGATCTTACACATGATATGAAAGCTATTCAGAAACAG GTTACGGtggatcaacaactgttgagggaAAGGGTAAGGCACCTTAGTGGAGATGAAGGAATAGAGCGTATGCGTAATGCTCTTTCTGATACACGGACAACATACTTTAAAGCAGTTGAGAATGGTAACTCTGTGGGCTCACCAGTTGTGCGTATACCGCCATCTTCGTCCTTGCTGGTAACACCAACTGCTGACTCAGACAAAAAGAACAAAAGTGAAGAGGCTAGCCGTGTGGTTCGTGCCCTATTCAAAGATGACGATTCCAAAGTTGTCGGCTCTTCTGCTGCTAGCAGTAGATCTCCAGAAAGTCAGTTAAATCATTCTGGTGAGATTGTCAGCATGGAGAATGAGTTAATCGTGAATGAATTTGTTCATGGACAGCAGTACTCATCCGCCAGTAATTTGAATGGTACTAATGAAGATCAAACAGTGGTcaag GTACGGAAGACAATGGAAAAAGCTTTTTGGGATGGCATAACTGATTCTATACAAGAAGATAACTATGATCGTGTCGTTGAACTCATGAAGGAGGTGAGGGATGAACTATGTGAGATGGCTCCTCAGAGTTGGAAACAAGAGATTATTGAAGCTATCGATGTGGTTATTCTTTCTCAG TTGTTGAAGTCTGACAGTTTAGACATGGAATATCTCGGGAAAATTATGGAGTTTGCGTTGGTGAGTTTGCAGAAGCTTTCAGCTCCAGCTAAAGAAATCAATCTCAAGGATGCCCATCAGAAAGTTTTAAGAGAACTAGCTGATATATGTCGGGCAGATGATTCCAACCGTTCACATGCTATAGCATTGGTTAAGGGCTTGCGTTTTGTCCTTGAACAAATACAG GCACTCAAGCAAGAAATTAGCAATGCTCGTATAAAGATTATGGAACCGTTACTGAAGGGGCCTGCCGGTTTGGAGTATCTAGGAAAAGCGTTCACGAAGCGGTTTGGTACACCATCTGAAGCTTCCACCCGCCTTCCATTGACCATGAGGTGGCTTTCATCTTTAGGGCCTGCATACGATCAAGACTGGAGTGACCACAAACGGGTTCTTTCAGGCTTGCAAGATGGTTCACCATCAGAAAAGCTAGTGCTTCCTTCCACCGCTCTTAGAACTGGTGGAAGCTTCTCTAATGGATTACAAACTTCAACCCCTGTTTCCATAACTGACGATGTTGCAG aTAATAGGTACCCAGAATGCAAGGGAGAAAGGCGTGATTTGCTCGTGAGACTCGGTTTGCTGAAACTGGTGAATGATGTTTATGGTGTGACCCAGGAAGAGTTGCCTGAAACATTGAAGCTTAACTTTCTCAGGCTGCGGCTGGTGCAGGCTCAACTCCAGGAGATCATTGTTACTGCTACCAG CATTCTAGTCCTTCGTCAAACACTCGTGATGGAGAAAATGATATCAAGCCATGAGGAGATGGAGACCACAATACAAAAATGCTGCACGGAGCTTTTACGGATACTAGACACGGTAGAGAACACAGGTCTTGAGGAGATTGTTGAAGTTCTTAGCAAAACCGCAGACGGTTTTGATAAATCCAATGATACAACCAAATCCGAGTCGAGAAGACTTGTCATGGCAAGAATGCTGAGGAAAAGCGTACAAGCTGAGGACTCGGTTTTTGTGAAGGTGTCTAGAGCAGTGTATTTGGCTACTAGAGGGGTTGTGCTCGGTGGCAGTGGGAACCATGGAAGACTACTGGCGGAGATGGCTCTCCGCCAGGTGGGGGCGGCTGTTCTTACGGATAGGGTGGTGGAAGCCGGAAAGGTGTTGGGAGTGATGGCGAGTGTAACCGAGCGTGTTCATGGGCCGTGGTACGACCGGTTGATTGAGAATGTGTGA
- the LOC110915158 gene encoding potassium channel AKT2/3, whose product MEVRQPMFPKSYTTLYGSASSDGSVKDMNIDLRKEVKGEEEQHLNIRSLSKVIIPPLGASSNYTQNNIHSRSTTIISPLDSKYRYWQTLMVVMVIYSAWTYPFEVAFLKTTSAQSHTLLYIADSIVDLFFAVDIVLTFFVAYFDSTTHLLVRDHKSIATRYLSTWFVMDFASTLPFELISYLFTGKHGMGLSYTIIGLLRFWRLRRVKKFFTRLEKDIRFNYFWVRCARLLCVTLFLVHCAGCIYYLLAVLYPQEGRTWIGSTNPNFRKDDLYILYISAMYWSITTMSTVGYGDLHAQNSAEMAFIVFYMLFNLGLTAYIIGNMTNLVVEGTRRTMEFRNSIEAASSFVGRNRLPTRLKEQILAYMCLRFKAESLNQQQLIEQLPTTICKSIRLHLFLATVEKVYLFDGVSREILLLLIADMKAEFIPPREDVIIRDEAPDEVYIIVSGEVEIIECNPMEKEQVLGVLRTFDMFGEVGALCCRPQSYTYRTKTLSQLLRLKTTALIEAMQTKQPDNVSILKNFLQHHKKLKDLNLGDLLLDGGEESVDGDPNMSMNLLTVAGTGNAAFLDELLKARLDPNISDSKGRTPLHIAASKGHEECVLVLLKHACNMHLRDIYGNTALWDAIASNHHSVFRILLHWASISDPFIAGELLCKVAKTNDLTVMKGLFKHGLLVDSKDHHGSTAIQIAVSTNNIEMVKLLMMNGADVNDQAVKNNIPEENMVDFMAKREVGYRIMMPDQEPVVAKIGHGSRKEDVATTRGILVKSHGQTVSRVSIYKGLPMQRKKIYCTEAGKLIKLPSSLMELKIIAGKKFGFDATNAIVTDEDGAEIDSIEVIRDHDKLFIGDIP is encoded by the exons ATGGAAGTAAGGCAACCAATGTTTCCGAAATCATACACCACTTTGTACGGTAGCGCATCAAGCGATGGAAGTGTGAAAGACATGAATATAGATTTGAGGAAGGAAGTAAAGGGAGAGGAAGAACAACACTTGAATATAAGGAGCTTGTCAAAAGTTATAATCCCTCCATTGGGTGCTTCATCAAATTATACACAAAACAATATTCATTCAagatccaccaccatcatctctcCATTGGACTCCAAATATAG GTATTGGCAGACATTAATGGTGGTAATGGTAATATATTCAGCATGGACATACCCCTTCGAAGTCGCCTTCCTGAAAACCACCTCTGCACAATCTCACACACTACTCTACATCGCTGACTCCATCGTCGATCTCTTCTTCGCCGTCGACATCGTTTTGACTTTCTTCGTCGCTTACTTTGACTCCACTACTCATCTCCTTGTTCGTGATCACAAATCCATCGCCACCAG GTACTTATCGACATGGTTTGTGATGGATTTCGCATCAACATTGCCATTTGAATTGATTTCGTACTTGTTCACCGGAAAACATGGTATGGGACTGTCGTATACCATCATTGGTTTGCTCCGGTTCTGGCGGCTCCGCCGTGTGAAGAAGTTTTTCACCAG ACTTGAGAAGGACATAAGGTTCAACTACTTTTGGGTCAGATGTGCCAGGCTTCTGTGT GTGACTTTATTTTTGGTACATTGTGCTGGTTGCATCTACTACTTGCTAGCAGTGTTGTATCCACAAGAAGGAAGAACATGGATCGGGTCAACAAACCCGAACTTTAGGAAAGATGATCTTTACATTCTATACATATCAGCCATGTATTGGTCTATAACTACGATGAGCACCGTGGGCTATGGTGATCTTCATGCCCAAAACAGCGCGGAGATGGCGTTTATTGTGTTCTATATGCTCTTCAATCTTGGCCTCACCGCCTACATTATCGGAAACATGACCAATTTAGTTGTTGAAGGCACTCGTCGCACCATGGAATTT AGAAATAGCATCGAAGCAGCATCAAGTTTTGTGGGTCGGAATCGGCTTCCAACAAGGCTTAAAGAACAGATACTGGCATACATGTGCTTGAGATTTAAGGCTGAGAGCTTGAATCAACAACAATTAATTGAGCAGCTGCCAACAACAATATGCAAAAGCATTAGACTGCATTTGTTTTTAGCAACAGTTGAAAAAGTTTATCTGTTCGACGGTGTTTCCAGAGAAATTCTCCTACTTCTG ATTGCGGACATGAAGGCCGAATTCATACCACCAAGAGAAGATGTTATAATTCGAGACGAAGCACCTGATGAAGTCTACATAATCGTTTCGGGTGAAGTAGAAATAATAGAATGTAATCCAATGGAGAAAGAACAAGTGTTGGGTGTTTTACGTACATTCGACATGTTTGGAGAAGTTGGTGCACTTTGCTGCAGACCACAGTCTTACACCTACCGAACCAAGACCCTAAGCCAGCTCTTGCGGCTGAAAACCACAGCTCTCATTGAAGCAATGCAAACCAAACAACCTGACAACGTGTCCATCCTCAAGAACTTTCTTCAA CATCACAAGAAGCTTAAAGATCTGAACTTAGGCGACTTATTGTTGGATGGTGGTGAAGAGAGTGTAGATGGAGATCCAAACATGTCTATGAACTTGCTTACCGTTGCTGGTACGGGCAATGCTGCTTTTCTTGATGAACTCCTCAAGGCAAGGCTTGATCCCAACATCAGTGACTCAAAAGGAAGAACCCCTTTG CACATTGCAGCATCAAAAGGGCATGAAGAATGTGTTTTGGTCCTTCTAAAGCATGCATGCAACATGCATCTTAGAG ATATCTATGGTAATACTGCATTATGGGATGCCATAGCATCAAACCACCACTCAGTATTCCGTATTCTACTCCATTGGGCTTCCATTTCCGACCCCTTCATAGCCGGTGAGCTTTTGTGCAAAGTAGCAAAGACGAACGATCTAACGGTGATGAAAGGCCTCTTCAAACACGGCCTGCTTGTAGACTCAAAGGACCACCATGGATCAACAGCTATCCAGATTGCGGTTTCTACAAACAACATAGAAATGGTAAAGCTACTCATGATGAATGGCGCGGATGTGAATGATCAAGCCGTCAAAAACAATATCCCTGAAGAAAATATGGTAGATTTTATGGCAAAAAGAGAGGTTGGATACCGTATCATGATGCCGGATCAGGAGCCTGTGGTGGCGAAAATTGGTCATGGTAGCCGGAAAGAGGACGTGGCCACGacaaggggtattttggtaaaaTCACATGGACAAACTGTAAGCAGGGTTAGTATTTACAAAGGGCTTCCTATGCAAAGGAAGAAGATTTATTGTACAGAGGCTGGGAAACTTATCAAACTACCAAGTTCACTAATGGAGCTTAAGATCATTGCAG GTAAGAAGTTTGGATTTGATGCTACAAATGCAATAGTTACAGATGAAGATGGAGCAGAAATTGATTCCATTGAAGTGATTAGAGACCATGACAAGCTTTTTATTGGAGATATCCCTTGA